GTAGTCCACATGTACTTCATGTTGATTAGAGATGCTTATGGGTTGGGTTTGAGCCGAGCCTAAGCATGATATAAACATACTTTAGGCTTGCCCAAACCTGGCTcgaaatatgagtttaaaattttgtccaaacctaCCCATATTTGCAAAAGGCTAACCCAAGCTCATTTTAGCCCGCtcatattatttttctaaatatatttattttttattttattttaatattttatatttaaaaattttatacatttttatttattgaaaatttttatatagtcatcttaacattattttaatgtttacattaaagtagtattatatatttagtatagataTATTTAGTATATCTCATGTTTACATTAAtagtaaataacataatataaaatattataaacttaaaaatgggtcgggccaAGATTGGGCCTTGAAGGTTCAAGCCCAAACcggacccatattttaaatgattctaatttttttgcccaaaccctcctaAATTTCAGACAGGCGTTCAGGACTAGACAGGTAGCCCAACCCTTGAACTAAGTCTAATGTTGACATTATACTATTTTGTCTTATATGCCACATCAataaatactttataatttataaaatatttaaaaaataaaaaattcaaaacaaaaagcAAGAAATATATGTGGATTGCCAAGAGAGTTGTCATGTTTAAAAAGTTAAAGTTTTAGTCAATATTTcagttaaaagtaaaaattcgactctttttgaaatttttaatagtcaaatttgactctttttaaaatgtTGAGCGCCAACTTTAGCTAAAAAAAGGGGGCCAAAAGTaacaaaaaaatgtaaatgtcGAAGGCTAAATTTGGCATTATGCATTTATTTCCTAAGATTCCATATATTTGGTAATCATATGTGTAACGACCCAATTTTAGCTAGTGTCAAAAAATATGGTTTTCGAACCAAATTCCATAAAATGAGTTGGCGAAATTGTAAATAGAAGAATTTTACATACATAATTGGAAAATAAATTAATGGATGGTTGAGtaattgaattgagaaaatgaTTAATTATAGTACAaaaactaatttgtaaaagtgcaATCATTGTTTAGCTCTAAATTATAGAATACTAGAGGGCCTAAGTAGCAATTAAGGTAGGGACTTGATGCTCAATTAACCACAAATATTTTATGAGTTAGTGGATAAGAACATTTTCCACCATCCATTAGTTTAATTAGCTGCTAATTAATctaagtataaataaataaagttagtgGAGAGAAAAGAAGTTCTCATCATTTCCATCATTGCTGTCgaagttaaagaagaaaagaaagaaaaagaaaaagggtttgTTCCATAGCCAAATTCGATCCAAATTTCTaaggcaaaaatgtaaatattttcatttgatttttgtgaaattatgattatctcAACTTAGTATGTTCTActaatgtgttaaaatttcaaattattaagtGAAATCCAATTTTCATTAAAGAGATGTTAGGTTTAAAGCTTAAAAATGTTATACTTAGGTTTTGTTAATCTTGTATTAGAAGATAGTGAAATTAGCTCGGATTTAAAAGTTTAGTTATatagttaatttttatattaaagacTGAATGAATAAAGTCAGTTTCATCGTTagtgagaaaatatatttatttctaaatgtgATCCATttatctaactttatcatttccatcaatttttgtttatttgattctttatgcaatttatttctggtttcaacgaatTAGCGAAGGGACCGATTGAACATATATACTTtgagctcaaataatttataattaagttccagctttttgcttattaattattagcttatttagtcatgaagtgaTTTcattatagtatcatgactgagctctcactaattacatatcattacgaaagctactcgatcagtgctcatccaatgacattgtcataaatgtgttactggcatataatattattaatctgTTTGGaataaatttgttctcccaatatgatcatattttatctcattataaccattacatcttctttcatgaaaagtcaattattatcaaatagtaattaagtcattcgtCACGAAGACAAACAACTCATGACCATGtttttacttttcatcaatcatgtaatgtcaatgagaggatgtcattttcccattttttgggctatgaattctactattgtgaatgatgctacatattgcaaAAGTCATATACCCAAGATACTAGCTTTTGGTTCcatatctatttgaactcaggcttttacttacatcaaagtatacaagccacgcatacatagtctatcatccactcaggattaatgtatgtcacactatgaacatcacaagtgaataaatccataaatggatttaagatctattctacttgggtcatgtccaatgtattgtcaatccaatcagtcacatctatgacTCTATCTTCTGGAAGTCATCTGCTTCAatgctcaagacaaagcatctccctaattggacttgatagacgacatattagtctttcaatcggttagctcattttttattagactagggacatgtttaggttcatctactaatacaagttgtctttccgtattacgatctgaccacgtaatactgcttagtattagttaacattagataaccaatgagccaatatttgcttccatttttcttcgcatgcaaaaaccattaaggacaatatataaaatgatattaatgtaatttatggataaatttattaaactgatttgttcgaaaaaaatatatacacaaatatactACTCTTAGGGCACCAAATCTAACACTTCCCTTGTAGCGGAATCTTCCTTTCAAGATAAAGTCTAGATGACCCTTGGATCAAAGCTCCCCATAATCCAATTGCACCAATATAAATGGGATAGAAATTGTTTTTCAAGATGAAGTCTTGATAATCCTTAAAGTAGACTCAATCATCTAAGATCAAGTTTTGAAGATCTTCAGATCCAAACTCTCTCCAACCACATTGTCAAGGTTAAGTCTCGACAACCCTTAAAGCAAACTTCATTTATTGAAGATCAAGTCTTGAAAACCATTTAATCAAATCTGTTAGGCTCGAAAATACCAACAGGGGGttgaattggtattttaaaattatttacaaacttttctaaataatGAGGAACGAGAAGAAAAGGTAGAAAAATTCTATTTATTGTGGTTTGTCCCCAGTTTCCTACCTTCACTACCTTGGTATACCTCAACCAAAGATTTtctaattaattataattgaattGTTACCTTTCAAGGAAAAGGTATAACCTTCACAATTCCTATCTTCTTCACAAGGTTGAGATACAACCTTCTCCCTAATTTTTATGGCTTAACTAGAACCTTCTAGTTTTTACAAGGCTCAACTAAAGCCCTTTACAAATTATTTAAGGTTTTATACCTCAAAAACCTTAAGTAACTTTTGCAATATGAAGAAAAGATGTAAACAATGAAGACCTTTCAAAGGTGTTTGTTTACAAGTGTTAAGCTTTCTCAAAAATGTAAATGAGAATGATAAAATGATCTAACAATAAGCACCTAAGAGATATGTACAAAACAAATGAAGAAATAAAGAATTGGAAGCTTTATTCTTGATTTCTGTGCTTGGATGTTTGTCTTTTATGCCTTGATGTGTTTTTGACTTGTATTATATCAAGGAATGAGTTTGTGGACATTTATGGTTGTTGGGGATGAATTCTAACAATTGGAAGCATTAATTTTGGGCTTAAAAGCACTTACAAAGCTTCAAGGTACGGTACCTAGCCTTTGGGCTACGATACCTTCTTCAAAATTTGACCATTGAACCATAGGTATTGCACCCCAACTAGAAGGGTGTGATATCTCTTGGAAAAAGGTGCGGGACCTCTTGAGTGGGGTGCAGAACTTGGGTGAAAGAGTGTTGTACCTCAGTGCCTATTTGCACACTGACTTTTAGGCACCGCACCATTTGGCCAAGTTATAGCACCTAGCctaaaaaacacttaaaaaattcttaaatattatttgttaagccttaaaattgttttgaaaatgtttaatgaaaatttcactaaatgacttaaaaaaatatcatatataaattttattttaaatgttgttatatcaaaatattggGACatcaaaactaataaaataaaatcaaattctctagtaagCATATTTTCAAACTTAGTTTTAAGATCAAGTCTCGACAGCTCTTGAAGCAACTCGCATCCATCCAATATCAATTCTAAATGATCCTTGGATCGAAGCTATATTGAAGATAAAAATCAAAGGATTTATCCAAatattttaactcataatttcatatatgattttttttatttggtctaATTTTTTAGATTTGATTTCGGCACGAAATTTTTGCATacaatttcttctattttttgttCACAATATTAAAGGATATCTATTTGGTACGTTAGCaatgtgaaattttaattttacaagcGTGGTTAAATTTTGCCAGATGTCCTTAAATtgtatttagaaaaataataaataaataaaataagactcGGTTTGTTTTACTAAAAATGACTTCCAGAAAATGAATTCTGAAAAATGACTTACTTCCCTGAAAAACTAATAATTTCTAGTGTTtgaatgaatctgtgtaaaatattttctattgtttgacagatttcttgaaaatattagaaaatatttcatcaaagttgttttcaatgaaataaacatacatttaagattttcttatcttttcactgtttaattgagtttattttatatctgtaaatttatattttatattgttctTTGTAAAACAaacatgacataaatatatttgttataaaatattagaatacaatttctttttaacaatcaaaatttatttataataagaaaatattttgtaataatcaatgttatatataaacttaataaaaataatgcttaattaaaatttaatttaaattacatatattgaCAGATTAGAGTTGTATGGAATGAAGCTAagcattatttaaacaaataatcatatttatataattaaaatattcatatttttatactaggttgaaatatgtcataagtccttgtactcttagtaaatttgaaatttagtccgtGTGTTATTTTTGGATTAGTCCTACATTTTAGATGtcaaaattcaagtttaactgttagcattattaaaatattttgttagaTTCATGTTCATTATaacgtcattttttaattacatgaataccaagtattttttatttaaaaatatgacatcaacaaaattggcaaaaaaatttaacaatgttaacaattgaacttgattttcaaatctgaaaagtaaagagatttaaaataaaagtacagagattaaattctaaatttgtgaagaATACATAGACTTATGGTATATTTTAAACTTCATACTACaaaacttttattattaatatatttataattgaataaatatttattattaaaatattagtattgaATTTTTTCACTAATATATGAAGAatacaatttaaaattattatttttaaaatttattattaaaataaaattaaaatattaaataatttattaaaataataaatcttattaataatttattatatgattagatataaataattaaatatgtatgtttaataatattgaaaattataatattttatattaatattttattatttttaaatatttttaaaaacaaaaatttattaagCTTgacttaagttaatttttatataaaaataaaattacacataAAGGAACTTTTTCAGAAAAATAGCTTACGTTTTTTAAAaaggtaagtcattttacaaaaaaaagacTTATTTTTCGTTGATCTGTAAGCCATTTTCTGTTGATGAAGCTGATTTCCATTAAACAAACacagaaaaatgtaaaaaatatttttcgaagaccatttttaataaaattaacggAACCTAAATAACAAAATCTctaatcaatttataaaataaaaactttctactacttatatatcaaataattacccataattaaaacccaaacttATTAAGAGATAAAAGGAAATTTTGACCTAGAATCCAACCAAAGTCAATAAAAGATCTACTCCTTCCATATTTTTTAAGTGAGGAAATGACACCTAGTATGAACTTATGAACCTCTAACTAACaatctttcattattttatactGAATTTCAGAAAGCCAAAACAATCAAGGACTCAATTGCAAAATTGAACTTCCCTATGCTCATGTTGTCATGTGAGTACGAGAATGAATCCAAAATAATTCTCATACGTGTTCTATTAACAGCATATTTCAAGTTGAGTTAATGGAATCCACACAAGAAAACCTTAAACTTTGTCCCCCatcattgaaaaaaatatatttatactacAATATCTTATTGTTAGGAGAATTTAGAtttttcaatagaaatttttgaaatattattcgTCCTTCAACAGATCTGATTTTAGGTTGGGGATGTATATACTTTGTTtagtttttgaataaatttatagAAAGGAATACTTCTCCCACCATGCAAATTCACTAGTTACTTTTGGTGGGATTTAAACTCCTGTCATATGGTATATAAGAGCTAAATTGGTAAGATGGTGCCACTTGATGTTAGCTAGATCAAGCGAGTGAAGGCACTCCCGTTTTTGACATTTTGGGAGCCctacacaaaataataaaatggggtTTTAGGTTTTTTAAAAGTTAGcccttaaaagttaaaaaaatttttggACCCCTTTCAATCTTAGGCCTTAGGCGGCTGTACCTCCAGCGACCCCCGAAGTTGGGCCTATTTTCGGTGGAGGTAAGGGGACAAAGTTGATACTTGAGTTCAATATTGAACCTGTAAAAGAGATTTGATGATATTCGACGAATGACacttaaaaagtttttttttattaaactaattaatatatGTGAACCAAACGAGtcattgaaattaatttttttgaaaacttgaatattatttttcttattctaAATTAGGACATCATTTGTGAAAAAGGGACATGTTTTAGAACTTATTTTTAGTACAACGAAAGCACTAGCTTTGGGATATTACTTAGATTTGGACCCATTTAGAGATCACGTTTTTATCATTGCTTACAAAGATCAAATGAACTAGATTGTGTGTTGAAAATTGCTTTCACCTTTGCTTCATTGAACCCTCTCAATTCATTGTTAGCCAAATTTCTGAGCTCCTCCACCAATTTTTCCATCAAATCCTTGTCACTATTGCTTCCAATTCTATTCATAATCCCCTCTATTTTCCCTATATATAAACCATACTTTCTCAGTTTCTCTATTTCATCTTCACTTCCCCCTCCTATTATTGCCCCACAAGCACCCGCACAAGCATACAATGTTCCTTCATATTTTTCGGAGACACGCTCGATTTCTTCGATGTGGCTCGACTTCTTATTGTCGGATTGATAAGATTCCACTTCATCATACTGCCCGTAAATCATTCCTTCCGAACCAATCGCACGCGTGATCTCAACCATCACACGTAGAATTCGATCTGAGTCATTTCGGGCTGGATTATCGGATTTAGCCAAAAGCTCCATCCCAAATGGTATCATCGCATCACCAATTTGCAACTCAATGCCTGGACCATACACATGTTGAATTTTGGACGTAGGCCTAGAGGTTTCACTCCGTGGAACACACTCATGGGTGAACGAAGCCGCATACACGAGATGAATCGCGGACGCTACCGGCAAAGCTCGATCGCGGTGACCGTTGACCAACTCACAAGCTGCCACGCATAAAGCCGAAGCGGTGGTCCGTGGGGCGGCGAACGTCAAATGGTGCATGGGCTCCAAAACAGAGAGCGGTTCACGAATAGGGATAGCCTGTTTTAGATGCGCTTCGATGTCTTCGTTTATAGAGGCCAAATAAGATTGGTTGCATTTCAAAGGCTTGTTATAAGACAAAAGCAAAGGAAATGGACGGTTGGGATTTAGTCTAGAGGGAAAATAAAACATTGGGTTGCCATTGATGTGGGAGAAAGCTTTCGCCATAGATGAAAAAGCTTGAGGATGTGAAGGACAGTGAAGTTATTGCCTTAAGGTATATAATGGGAGTTGTTGAAGAAGAGGAAAGGTGAGGTCCATTATATAAGGCTCTCACTGTCTTTCAAGAATTAATTTTCTAATCTATATTTTGGAATTATTATTAGACATGTGAGATCCTAAAATATCACGTTTATAAATCACTAATTAAATACAATCACTTTAATTGTCTTTTTGttgatttagtttttatttatttttagttaaatttgattctCGATCTTTAAAAAGAGTCGAATTTTACTATCAACTTTCAAAAAAAGTTGAATtattttctaatgaaaatagtaactaaaaaatttaattttttaaacatgaaaGCTCGAATGACAATACATctgtattttgttttaattttttaaatttattttataatttttaaattatttgttgatatacatataagataaatagtgtCATGTCAATATAAGTATATTTAGACTACCATGCAGGTTGTCATGCCAACatcgttaaaaaaattattatttctattaaaaaatgattttactctttttaaaagttaatagtcaaatttagttaaaaaagaataataaccaaattaacaaaagatGTAAAAACAT
The genomic region above belongs to Gossypium hirsutum isolate 1008001.06 chromosome D05, Gossypium_hirsutum_v2.1, whole genome shotgun sequence and contains:
- the LOC107943234 gene encoding heterodimeric geranylgeranyl pyrophosphate synthase small subunit, chloroplastic; translated protein: MAKAFSHINGNPMFYFPSRLNPNRPFPLLLSYNKPLKCNQSYLASINEDIEAHLKQAIPIREPLSVLEPMHHLTFAAPRTTASALCVAACELVNGHRDRALPVASAIHLVYAASFTHECVPRSETSRPTSKIQHVYGPGIELQIGDAMIPFGMELLAKSDNPARNDSDRILRVMVEITRAIGSEGMIYGQYDEVESYQSDNKKSSHIEEIERVSEKYEGTLYACAGACGAIIGGGSEDEIEKLRKYGLYIGKIEGIMNRIGSNSDKDLMEKLVEELRNLANNELRGFNEAKVKAIFNTQSSSFDLCKQ